The proteins below are encoded in one region of Neoasaia chiangmaiensis:
- a CDS encoding AI-2E family transporter — protein sequence MTTERIMLGLLLVGVAYGCSVVLWPFLSAILWAAILTFTTWPLYVRLRRSIRPVLAALVMMVSSAIAILVPLGFLTSTGVADIPDVIRGIDHALVHIATSEPAPPWIAHIPLVGNQAQAAYHYWTHDLRTVGQTLQPYAGQIARYMLSALMQLASGIAELLMALFVALFFWINGDALGRVIRALLTRITGDYAARLIAVIGNVIRGTVYGILGTAIVQGVLTAIGLLIFGVSDPVLLGGLAAFFAVFPVGAPLVWVPAAIWLAVHHHLVAGIGLAVYGIVLISGADHIIRPAFIARGAQLPYLLTVLGVLGGIVAMGGLGIFLGPVLLGVGYTLTVEFANGRAGSSMPATQEVKKAS from the coding sequence TTGACGACGGAACGCATCATGTTGGGCCTGCTGCTGGTCGGTGTGGCTTATGGCTGTAGCGTCGTCCTCTGGCCCTTTCTCTCCGCCATCCTCTGGGCGGCGATCCTCACATTCACAACCTGGCCGCTCTATGTCCGCCTGCGCCGCTCGATCAGGCCGGTCCTTGCGGCATTGGTCATGATGGTCAGCAGTGCGATCGCGATCCTCGTGCCCCTCGGCTTCCTGACATCGACAGGAGTCGCCGATATCCCCGATGTCATACGCGGCATCGACCATGCACTGGTCCATATCGCAACGTCCGAACCCGCGCCGCCCTGGATTGCCCATATTCCACTTGTCGGCAACCAGGCCCAGGCGGCCTATCATTACTGGACCCACGATCTCCGCACCGTTGGACAGACGCTCCAGCCCTACGCCGGACAGATCGCGCGCTATATGCTGTCCGCGCTGATGCAACTCGCCAGTGGTATCGCCGAATTGCTGATGGCCCTCTTCGTGGCTTTGTTCTTCTGGATCAATGGCGATGCGCTCGGGCGCGTCATCCGGGCACTGCTGACGCGCATCACCGGCGATTACGCAGCCCGACTCATCGCGGTCATCGGCAACGTAATCCGCGGCACGGTCTACGGCATTCTCGGCACCGCCATCGTTCAGGGCGTGCTGACGGCGATCGGGCTGCTGATTTTCGGCGTATCGGACCCGGTTCTGCTTGGCGGGCTGGCGGCGTTCTTCGCCGTGTTTCCCGTCGGCGCGCCTCTGGTCTGGGTTCCAGCGGCCATCTGGCTCGCCGTCCATCACCATCTGGTCGCCGGCATCGGCCTCGCCGTCTATGGTATCGTGCTCATTTCCGGCGCCGACCACATCATTCGCCCGGCCTTCATCGCGCGCGGCGCGCAATTGCCCTATCTGTTGACCGTCCTTGGCGTTCTCGGCGGCATTGTCGCTATGGGCGGACTTGGTATTTTTCTCGGGCCCGTCCTGTTGGGCGTCGGCTACACACTGACTGTCGAATTCGCGAACGGTCGGGCAGGCTCATCCATGCCCGCCACGCAGGAGGTCAAGAAAGCATCATGA
- a CDS encoding endonuclease/exonuclease/phosphatase family protein: MPERTAGHQASHHAPGVGHSFKILSWNLLNKSGATLDEVIALAREQAPDILLMQEAKAEIDALPAALPGHYARIPLPGRVHGTACWSRFPFARPPVSCLLPSGLVVRRTAQLIDFGSFSIANVHLSHGQILNRRQLRRIAEMLRPRALVMGDFNLVGPTLLPGFQDVGPRLPTHRMIDLLPIRIDRCLTRGMTPLSADVMPSFSSDHHPIVVTLRLGQSAQSSWRTRLAKAAYR, encoded by the coding sequence ATGCCCGAGCGCACGGCTGGCCATCAGGCATCGCATCACGCGCCCGGTGTGGGACATTCATTCAAGATTCTCAGTTGGAACCTGCTGAATAAAAGCGGCGCCACGCTTGACGAGGTGATTGCACTCGCCCGCGAGCAGGCACCCGATATCCTTCTGATGCAGGAGGCCAAGGCAGAAATCGATGCCCTGCCCGCCGCCCTGCCAGGACACTATGCGCGCATTCCCCTGCCGGGCCGTGTTCATGGCACTGCCTGCTGGAGCCGGTTTCCGTTCGCCCGCCCGCCGGTATCCTGCCTTCTGCCATCCGGTCTCGTCGTCCGACGAACGGCTCAGCTGATTGACTTCGGCAGTTTCTCCATCGCGAACGTCCACCTTTCACATGGACAGATTCTCAACCGACGGCAGTTGCGTCGCATTGCAGAGATGCTTCGCCCGCGCGCGCTCGTCATGGGGGATTTCAACCTCGTGGGCCCCACCCTGCTGCCGGGGTTTCAGGATGTCGGCCCGCGCCTTCCGACCCACCGCATGATCGATCTCCTCCCGATCCGCATCGACCGCTGCCTGACACGAGGCATGACACCCCTTTCCGCTGACGTCATGCCCAGCTTCAGTTCCGACCACCATCCGATCGTCGTGACCCTTCGTCTGGGCCAGAGCGCGCAGTCGTCATGGCGAACGCGCCTTGCCAAAGCCGCCTACAGATAG
- the cls gene encoding cardiolipin synthase, which yields MNHHYTVLDILLVLARYALALAVTIHVLRTKRDTAASTGWIGIAWLMPLTGAALYVMFGVNRVRRLARKLIGSHQWDGRGALVQHREQVDGQFAPLARMLGRLTERPLLGGNVIQCLHDGDNTYPVMLAAIDNARQSVLLCSYIFRADEVGNRFIEALANAQARGVRVHVLVDGIGSGYFHSGVASALRRRNIACHRFMHSLWPWRMPFINLRNHRKILVVDGRVGFMGGLNIGEENMLRLRTKVPVADTHFRIEGPIVHQLTEAFARDWSFTCQEELDGEIYFPQLDSVGDIPMRIVTSGPDNDLEKIEFAMLQGVALARRSVRLMTPYFLPDERLTSELCLAALRGVEIDIIVPGSSNHRLIDYARDANLAPFLDAGCRIWMAQPPFNHAKLLVVDEDWSFVGSSNIDVRSLRLNFEINMEVYDKDLARELIAFIDRHRHGRLTHHTLDSQSGMVKLRNAGVRLFMPYL from the coding sequence ATGAACCACCACTATACCGTTCTCGATATCCTGCTCGTCCTTGCGCGCTATGCATTGGCGTTGGCCGTGACGATCCATGTGCTGCGTACCAAGCGTGATACGGCGGCGTCCACAGGATGGATCGGCATCGCGTGGTTGATGCCGCTTACCGGGGCGGCACTGTATGTGATGTTCGGCGTCAATCGCGTGCGGCGTCTGGCGAGAAAGCTGATCGGCAGCCATCAATGGGACGGGCGTGGCGCCCTTGTGCAGCACCGCGAACAGGTGGACGGTCAGTTCGCGCCTCTGGCGCGGATGTTGGGGCGGTTGACCGAACGACCGCTTCTCGGTGGCAACGTTATCCAGTGCCTCCATGATGGCGACAATACCTATCCGGTCATGCTGGCGGCCATCGACAACGCGCGGCAATCCGTTCTGCTCTGTTCGTATATTTTCCGGGCGGATGAGGTCGGTAACCGTTTCATAGAGGCATTGGCCAATGCGCAGGCGCGGGGCGTGCGGGTGCATGTGCTGGTCGATGGAATCGGCAGCGGATATTTTCACAGCGGTGTGGCATCGGCGTTGAGGCGGCGCAATATTGCCTGCCACCGCTTCATGCACTCGCTATGGCCGTGGCGAATGCCGTTCATCAACCTGCGCAACCATCGCAAGATTCTGGTGGTGGACGGTCGCGTCGGTTTCATGGGTGGGCTGAACATTGGCGAGGAAAATATGTTGCGGCTGCGCACGAAGGTGCCGGTTGCGGATACGCACTTCCGGATCGAGGGGCCGATCGTGCACCAGCTGACGGAGGCGTTCGCACGCGACTGGTCCTTCACCTGTCAGGAGGAGCTTGATGGAGAGATTTACTTTCCGCAGCTCGATAGCGTTGGCGACATACCGATGCGGATCGTCACGTCGGGGCCGGATAATGACCTTGAGAAGATCGAATTCGCGATGTTGCAGGGCGTTGCCCTGGCGAGACGGAGCGTGCGGCTGATGACGCCATATTTCCTGCCGGATGAGCGCCTGACGTCCGAACTATGTCTCGCGGCCCTGCGAGGCGTTGAAATCGATATCATCGTGCCGGGGAGCAGCAATCATCGGTTGATCGACTACGCACGTGACGCGAATCTGGCGCCGTTCCTTGACGCGGGATGTCGTATCTGGATGGCGCAACCCCCGTTCAACCACGCCAAGCTTCTTGTTGTCGATGAGGACTGGTCCTTCGTCGGCAGCAGTAATATCGACGTGCGGAGCCTGCGCCTGAATTTCGAGATCAATATGGAAGTCTATGACAAGGATCTGGCGCGGGAACTGATAGCGTTCATTGACCGGCACCGGCATGGACGTCTGACCCATCACACACTGGACAGTCAGTCCGGAATGGTGAAGCTGCGCAACGCCGGTGTGCGCCTGTTCATGCCCTATCTGTAG
- a CDS encoding arginyltransferase gives MTVATTPRLFYTTTPSPCPYLPDRQERKVITELTGPDAGALHDRLSRAGFRRSHAIAYAPVCAGCHACIPIRIPVQRFTPDRTQRRVRRRLADITLMQIEPRATPEQYALFHAYQFNRHAMGDMAQMSFDEYRAMIEDSPVQTCLFEFRDRSDRLLCVSLVDKLSDGLSAVYTFFDTTDPSASLGTYSILSLIDESRARSLPYLYLGYWVKGSDKMAYKSRYHPAEIMTGGQWQPLDASTPIERSMPLF, from the coding sequence ATGACAGTCGCCACCACGCCCCGGTTGTTCTATACCACCACCCCCAGCCCGTGCCCCTATCTTCCGGATCGCCAGGAACGCAAGGTCATCACGGAACTGACCGGCCCGGATGCCGGCGCCCTGCACGATCGCCTGTCCCGTGCCGGTTTTCGACGCAGCCACGCGATCGCCTATGCGCCCGTCTGTGCCGGCTGCCATGCCTGCATTCCAATTCGCATTCCCGTGCAGCGCTTCACGCCCGATCGTACGCAGCGACGTGTCAGACGTCGTCTGGCCGATATCACCCTCATGCAGATCGAACCACGGGCTACCCCCGAGCAATATGCGCTCTTTCACGCCTATCAGTTCAATCGCCACGCAATGGGCGACATGGCGCAGATGAGCTTCGACGAATATCGCGCCATGATCGAAGACAGTCCCGTCCAGACATGCCTGTTCGAATTCAGGGATCGTTCGGACCGTCTGCTCTGCGTGTCCCTCGTGGACAAGCTCTCCGACGGACTATCGGCCGTCTATACCTTTTTCGATACGACCGACCCGTCGGCATCTCTCGGCACCTATTCAATCCTCTCGCTGATCGATGAGAGCCGTGCGCGCAGTTTACCGTATCTCTATCTCGGCTACTGGGTCAAAGGCAGCGACAAGATGGCATACAAGTCACGCTACCATCCTGCCGAAATCATGACGGGCGGTCAGTGGCAACCACTCGATGCCAGCACGCCCATCGAGCGCAGCATGCCACTCTTCTAG
- the parC gene encoding DNA topoisomerase IV subunit A: MSRDLVGHIQDTMLADALSERYIAYAMSTIMSRSLPDVRDGLKPVHRRLLYAMQQLRLDPTSGFKKCARVVGDVIGKFHPHGDVAVYDALVRLAQDFAVRYPLVEGQGNFGSIDGDGAAAMRYTESRLTDVAKALLDGLEDDAVDFRPTYDNEDHEPVVLPGAFPNLLANGATGIAVGMATSIPPHNAAEICRAARHLIDAPDATTAELLAHMPGPDFPTGGVIVEDPDAILQAYETGRGSFRTRATWAVEQGRFGTWTIIVTEIPYQVQKSRLIEQIAELMEQKKLPLLGDVRDESTTDIRMVLEPRSKGCEPEVLMETLFRFTALENKFSLNMNVLDGDRVPNVMGLRGVLRAWLDHRHEVLVRRSNHRLKAVERRLELLDGFLAVYLNIDEVIRIIRESDEPKPALMTAFSLTELQADAVLNMRLRSLRRLEEIEIRKERDALEAERSSLQGLLASDRKRWTRIGKELEATAKKFGDGALGARRTQIALPPKPVDLTAALEVDREPITVLLSREGWIRAVRGHGLDIEAQKFKEGDGFHMAVECQSTDRVCLFTDGGRAFTLRASDLPRGRGFGQPVRVLAEIPQDEATIAMFAVDPEQRRLLATAKGKGMIVRAADLVAEKRTGKQVLNLREGDKGIICAEAMGTHVLILGDNRRAVIFPLDQMPEMTRGMGVTLQKYASGGLRDLRVFDREAGLVWVAGAKPRSAADLAALDGKRGDAGKTAPIWMTRKQA; the protein is encoded by the coding sequence ATGAGCCGCGATCTGGTTGGTCATATTCAAGACACCATGCTCGCCGATGCGCTGAGCGAGCGATATATCGCGTATGCGATGTCAACGATCATGTCGCGTTCCCTTCCTGACGTCCGCGATGGGCTGAAGCCCGTTCATCGCCGCCTGCTTTATGCCATGCAGCAGCTTCGCCTTGATCCCACATCAGGGTTTAAAAAGTGTGCACGCGTCGTTGGTGACGTCATCGGTAAGTTCCATCCGCATGGTGATGTGGCCGTCTATGACGCGCTGGTGCGTCTGGCGCAGGACTTCGCCGTCCGGTATCCCCTGGTCGAGGGACAGGGCAATTTCGGGTCCATCGATGGCGATGGCGCCGCTGCGATGCGTTACACCGAGTCGCGCCTGACGGATGTTGCGAAAGCCCTTCTCGACGGGCTTGAGGACGACGCCGTCGACTTTCGTCCGACCTACGACAACGAGGATCATGAACCGGTCGTCTTGCCCGGCGCGTTTCCCAATCTGCTCGCGAATGGTGCGACCGGTATTGCCGTGGGCATGGCGACGAGCATTCCGCCGCATAATGCGGCGGAAATCTGCCGTGCCGCGCGCCATCTGATTGACGCGCCCGACGCGACCACAGCCGAGTTGCTGGCGCATATGCCAGGACCGGATTTTCCGACGGGTGGCGTGATCGTCGAGGACCCGGACGCCATCCTGCAGGCCTATGAGACAGGCCGCGGCAGCTTCCGCACGCGGGCGACATGGGCGGTCGAGCAGGGGCGTTTCGGCACCTGGACGATTATTGTGACTGAAATCCCCTATCAGGTGCAGAAGTCCCGGTTGATCGAGCAGATTGCCGAGTTGATGGAGCAGAAGAAGCTGCCCCTGCTGGGTGACGTGCGCGACGAGAGCACGACCGACATCCGGATGGTTCTGGAACCGCGCAGCAAGGGCTGCGAGCCGGAAGTGCTGATGGAGACGCTGTTCCGTTTCACGGCCCTGGAAAACAAGTTCAGCCTGAACATGAACGTGCTGGACGGTGACCGTGTACCGAATGTGATGGGTCTGCGCGGTGTCCTGCGGGCCTGGCTCGACCATCGGCATGAGGTTCTGGTGCGTCGCAGCAATCATCGCCTGAAGGCGGTTGAACGGCGCCTTGAACTGCTCGACGGATTTCTTGCGGTTTACCTCAATATCGACGAAGTGATCCGGATCATCCGGGAAAGCGATGAGCCGAAGCCGGCATTGATGACGGCATTCTCCCTGACCGAGCTTCAGGCGGATGCCGTGCTGAACATGCGTCTGCGATCCTTGCGACGTCTCGAGGAGATCGAGATTCGTAAGGAGCGCGATGCTCTGGAGGCGGAACGATCGAGTCTCCAAGGCCTGCTCGCCAGCGATCGCAAAAGATGGACCAGGATCGGCAAGGAACTGGAAGCGACGGCGAAGAAGTTCGGCGATGGTGCTCTCGGCGCGCGTCGGACGCAGATCGCGTTGCCGCCGAAACCGGTCGATCTGACCGCCGCGCTGGAAGTGGACCGCGAGCCGATAACCGTTCTGCTTTCGCGAGAAGGATGGATTCGAGCTGTGCGCGGGCATGGTCTCGATATCGAGGCGCAGAAATTCAAGGAAGGTGACGGCTTTCACATGGCCGTCGAGTGCCAGAGCACTGATCGGGTATGTCTGTTTACCGATGGCGGTCGCGCCTTCACGCTCCGGGCCAGCGATCTGCCGCGTGGGCGGGGTTTCGGTCAGCCGGTGCGGGTTTTGGCGGAAATCCCCCAGGATGAGGCGACCATTGCCATGTTCGCGGTCGATCCGGAGCAGAGGCGTCTTCTTGCCACCGCGAAAGGCAAGGGCATGATTGTGCGCGCTGCCGATCTCGTCGCGGAGAAGCGGACCGGCAAGCAGGTATTGAATCTGCGCGAAGGTGATAAGGGCATTATATGCGCCGAGGCAATGGGCACGCATGTGCTCATACTGGGCGATAACCGGCGCGCCGTGATCTTCCCGCTCGATCAGATGCCGGAAATGACGCGCGGCATGGGTGTCACGCTTCAGAAATACGCCTCGGGCGGCTTGCGCGACCTGCGTGTGTTCGACCGTGAAGCCGGATTGGTGTGGGTCGCGGGGGCGAAGCCGCGGAGTGCGGCCGATCTTGCGGCACTGGATGGCAAGCGCGGCGATGCCGGCAAGACCGCGCCGATCTGGATGACGCGCAAGCAGGCCTAG
- the recO gene encoding DNA repair protein RecO — protein MDWEAPAFVLSARPYGETSAIVRLLSEEQGVTAGLVRGGVSRRQVAVWQPGNLVLARWRARLPDQLGHVTAELVQSAASRLLDHPLSLALLASVTALADGALPEHEPHPDLFISLVRLVTAIGVMPDDPPMAMAIRWERDLLAALGYGLRLESCAVTGATDGLAYVSPRTGRAVSDDAAGEWRDKLLPMPALLRDDADPGHGDDWVKGFDLTGYFLARHVYGVRHVPLPDARERLVQRLRLRSISPPVGDADDQ, from the coding sequence ATGGACTGGGAGGCACCGGCCTTCGTTCTTTCCGCTCGCCCTTACGGCGAGACGAGCGCGATCGTTCGTCTGTTAAGCGAGGAGCAGGGCGTGACCGCGGGTCTTGTGCGCGGTGGCGTTTCCAGGCGCCAGGTTGCCGTCTGGCAGCCGGGCAACCTCGTTCTTGCGCGCTGGCGCGCACGCTTGCCCGACCAGCTTGGGCATGTGACGGCGGAGTTGGTGCAAAGCGCCGCTTCGCGGCTTCTCGACCATCCGCTGTCGCTAGCGTTGCTGGCATCGGTCACGGCGCTGGCGGACGGTGCATTGCCCGAGCATGAGCCGCATCCCGACTTGTTCATTTCTCTTGTTCGGCTGGTGACGGCGATCGGTGTCATGCCTGACGATCCGCCTATGGCGATGGCAATTCGTTGGGAGCGGGATCTGCTGGCCGCTCTCGGCTATGGCCTGCGTCTTGAGAGTTGCGCCGTGACCGGCGCGACGGACGGACTGGCCTATGTATCGCCGCGCACCGGTCGTGCCGTGTCCGACGATGCAGCGGGCGAGTGGCGTGACAAACTTCTGCCCATGCCGGCATTGCTGCGGGACGATGCCGATCCCGGTCATGGGGACGACTGGGTCAAGGGTTTCGACCTCACCGGGTATTTTCTGGCGCGGCATGTTTACGGTGTTCGCCATGTTCCCCTGCCAGATGCGCGCGAACGTCTGGTGCAACGGTTGCGCCTGCGATCGATCTCGCCGCCAGTGGGGGATGCGGACGATCAGTAA
- the tsf gene encoding translation elongation factor Ts: MAEITAALVRDLREKTGAGMMDCKKALTEAAGDMDAAIDWLRTKGLSQAAKKSGRTTAEGLIGVASRPQRAAMVEVNAETDFVGRNEAFQGFVEAVAHAALEVGDDLEALKQAKLASGRTVADELTHLIATIGENMSIRRAKVLEVSSGTVASYVHSALRPGIGKIGVLAAIEAPSETDALETLGRQVGMHVAATRPSALDISGVDPEALERERAVLIEQARESGKPEAIIEKMVDGRIRKYYEEVVLLEQVWVHDGETRVAKVIEKAGAKLVAFERFHLGEGIEKEQSDFAAEVAAAAGA; encoded by the coding sequence ATGGCTGAAATCACCGCAGCACTGGTACGCGATCTGCGCGAGAAGACCGGCGCGGGCATGATGGATTGCAAGAAAGCCCTGACCGAGGCCGCTGGCGACATGGATGCCGCGATCGACTGGCTGCGCACCAAGGGTCTGTCGCAGGCCGCCAAGAAGTCGGGCCGCACGACGGCTGAGGGTCTGATTGGTGTGGCATCCAGGCCGCAGCGCGCCGCGATGGTTGAAGTCAACGCCGAGACGGATTTCGTCGGTCGTAACGAAGCGTTCCAGGGCTTTGTCGAAGCTGTTGCCCATGCGGCGCTGGAAGTTGGCGATGATCTGGAAGCGCTGAAGCAGGCAAAGCTTGCGAGCGGTCGCACGGTGGCGGATGAACTGACCCATCTGATCGCGACGATCGGCGAGAACATGTCGATCCGCCGCGCCAAGGTGCTGGAAGTTTCGTCGGGCACGGTGGCCAGCTACGTTCACAGCGCGCTGCGTCCTGGCATCGGCAAGATCGGTGTTCTGGCGGCGATCGAAGCGCCGTCAGAGACGGATGCGCTGGAGACGCTGGGTCGCCAGGTCGGCATGCACGTTGCTGCGACGCGGCCGTCCGCGCTGGATATCTCCGGTGTGGACCCGGAAGCGCTGGAGCGCGAGCGTGCCGTTCTGATCGAGCAGGCTCGTGAATCCGGCAAGCCGGAAGCGATCATCGAGAAGATGGTCGATGGTCGTATCCGCAAGTACTACGAGGAAGTCGTGCTTCTGGAGCAGGTCTGGGTGCATGACGGCGAAACGCGCGTTGCCAAGGTGATCGAAAAGGCCGGTGCCAAGCTGGTGGCTTTCGAGCGCTTCCATCTCGGTGAGGGCATCGAGAAGGAACAGAGCGATTTCGCGGCGGAAGTGGCGGCTGCCGCTGGCGCCTGA
- the rpsB gene encoding 30S ribosomal protein S2 produces MAMPDFTMRQLLEAGVHFGHHTRRWNPAMAPYLFGVRNQVHIIDLQQTVPMLDRALKAVRDTVAGGGRVLFVGTKRAAAEHVADAAKRCGQYYVNHRWLGGMLTNWKTITGSIKRLRQIDEMLAGDTQGLTKKEILDITRDKEKLERSLGGIKEMGGLPDILFIIDTNKEKLAVEEANKLGIPVIAVLDSNSDPAGVTYPIPGNDDAIRAITMYCDLISSAVLDGISAELGASGVDFGASEELPVETVVEEAAPQAAEA; encoded by the coding sequence ATGGCGATGCCAGACTTCACCATGCGCCAGCTCCTCGAAGCCGGCGTTCACTTCGGTCACCACACGCGCCGCTGGAACCCGGCGATGGCGCCATATCTGTTCGGCGTTCGCAATCAGGTCCACATCATCGACCTGCAGCAGACGGTGCCGATGCTCGACCGTGCGCTGAAGGCGGTTCGCGACACGGTGGCCGGCGGTGGCCGCGTCCTGTTCGTCGGCACGAAGCGCGCCGCGGCGGAGCACGTTGCCGATGCAGCCAAGCGCTGTGGCCAGTATTACGTCAACCATCGCTGGCTCGGCGGCATGCTGACCAACTGGAAGACCATCACGGGCTCCATCAAGCGTCTGCGCCAGATCGACGAAATGCTTGCGGGTGACACGCAGGGGCTGACCAAGAAGGAAATCCTCGACATCACCCGCGACAAGGAGAAGCTTGAGCGCTCCCTCGGCGGTATCAAGGAAATGGGCGGCCTGCCGGACATCCTGTTCATCATCGACACCAACAAGGAAAAGCTGGCGGTCGAAGAAGCGAACAAGCTCGGCATTCCGGTCATCGCGGTGCTCGACAGCAACTCCGATCCGGCTGGCGTGACCTACCCGATCCCGGGCAACGACGACGCGATCCGTGCGATCACCATGTATTGCGATCTGATCTCATCGGCGGTGCTGGACGGTATTTCGGCTGAGCTCGGTGCTTCGGGTGTCGATTTCGGTGCTTCCGAGGAACTGCCGGTCGAAACCGTTGTCGAAGAAGCTGCGCCGCAAGCTGCTGAAGCCTGA